The Methanobrevibacter oralis genome contains the following window.
ATAACAATAGCTAGAACATTACTGGCCAATAAAAAAATCCTAATATTAGATGAAGCAACATCCTCTGTTGATACAAGAACAGAAAAGCTAATTCAAAAAGCAATGGATAAGCTAACGGAAGAAAAAACAAGCATTGTAATTGCCCATAGATTATCAACGATAAAAAATGCCGATAAGATAATCGTGATCGATGATGGACGGATTATAGAAGCAGGAACTCATGAAGAACTACTCAACAAGAAAGGTTATTACTACAACACGTTAAACTCCGAAATCTGAAATGAATCAGTAGCCAATATACGCAACTTAAGCCCTTGTTAAATAGAATATAGTATAAAATAATATTGATTAAAGAAAGCTATAACTAATATTTTGATGAGTAACTAATAAAACTTAGCTACGGGCATAATAGTGGGTATGGAATTATCTTAACACGGCCCTTTTCACTACAAGCAATCTTACCACCACCAATTATAGCTAAATTTTCTTTCTTTTAATTTTAATAAATCGCGAATACACAAACTTTCAAAAAGTAAACTCGCAGCTTCTAAATTTTCATGAGCTAAACATAAAATTAGATCAAATAGAATGATTTAAACTATTCTATTAATCAAAATACGGAAACATTGTCTGATTTAAAAAATCTGAAATATTTTCATTTAAAATATTTGCTATTTTTAAAACTATTGCTTCAAATTTATAATATTCCTCCTTAGACAGATTATTTAAACCATGTGCTAAAATAGATTTATTTCTAAATTCCAAACAGTTAGAAATTTCACTTTTATTATTCATAAAAAATATGCCCAAATCATCATTTAAATAACAAAGAAGTTCATAATCTTGAAAAAGACTCAATCTAATGTTGTCTTGCTCATTTCTCAAATTTGAAAGTTTATCAATATATTCTTCATCTAAATTACGTTTTTTTAGATATTCAACATCAATATTGGAAGAAGATAAGCTATATTGTTTAATGAGTCTAATTTGTGCAATTAACTCTAAAGAACGATATAAACGAGCAATAGCATCATCATACTTATTTTCCTCATATCTCCTTCGAGCATTATTTAATAAACTTGCTAAAATATAGTAACATCTATATTTATTATTTTTTTCAGTCATTGTTTGAATAGATCTCCTATTATCGATAAATTTACCTCTTAAATGAGGCCATTTTTTAATTAAAATCCCTAAAAAATCCTTATCAAATAATTTAAAAGCATTTTCATAATCAACTTTATCAAAATAATTATAAATATTAAATAAACGAGCATAAATCTCTTTATCATTATTATCATCAACAATATCCTCAAGTAAAACTCTACCCGCTTCAAAACGATTAATATTAAATAATTCTTTAATTTTAGATATCATTAACTCATCATAGACTAAATAAAGATTTTGTGAAGAAGCCTTTTCGGTTCCTTTAATTACAATGCCTTTTTCACGTTTGCCATTTATAAAAATTAGTTTTTTCCTATATAACATTGAAGCAAAAGCAGCAGCCATTGTCATTGTTTTAGTACCTGAAGTATAATCTATAACAATGTCATAATCATTATTTAATTCAAGAATCTTATATTTTATTTCTCTAAAATATTTGCTAAAGCTATCAATTTCATTAACCAAAATAAATTCATCATAATCTAATTCTTCACCAATTTCTTTCAAATACTGTTTTTTTAATGAAATAATCGTGTTTTTTGAATCATCTGAACCAAAAAATACAACTTTTTTTGGGCGATGATGAATAATTGAAAATAAAATTCCATGAGCCAAGCTATCTCTAGCATCATCCCCTCCAACACCAGTACCAACAGTAATTAACATTGCAACATCTTTCCAGGACATTATAACACCACATCAGAATTTAACATAAAATCTATAGGAGGTAAATCAAATTGTTTTTGTTCTCTGCAAATTAAAAAGAATCTGCATTTGTCACATTTATTTGAACTTGAAGATGAAAAATTTTCTTTTTTAATATTTGAAACAACATCGTCAATATTTTGTGATAAATCTTCAATTTCCACATGATTTATTGGAACTGAAATCATTTTTTTAGATTTGATTGCATAAATTTTTAACTCATCAATATCTTGATTAGAGTATTTATGGTCATTATAACTTAAACCAATCACATAAGTATATAATTGCTTAATATATTTCTGAATATACTTATTTTCGGATTTAGTGTTTTTATAATCTAAAATACCAAGTTTACCATCTTTAGTTCTGTAAATCAAATCTATTATTCCATGCAAATGAAGATTATCATTTTTAATATAAAATGGGACTTCAGAATCGATTATTTCTAAATCTTTACCCTCATTATTATAATAATATAAAATATCCTCCGTAATTCTTTCTAATTTTTTATCTTTATCCTCATCTTGTTTTAATTTACTTCTATAAAATAAATTAACTACTTCTGAGGTGACTTTTTCATCACCAATGTAAATATTATTATTTTCTTTGATTTTTTTATTTATAATTTCAAATGCTTTATGTATGAAAATTCCATCACTTATATGTCTTGGTTCGGAAGTTCTAAAACCTAAATCATTAGCTAAGCGATACTTAAAAGGACATTGCCAATAATTTTCGAGTGACGTGAAACTTAATTTGATAATTTCATCTTCCTTTTTATCATTTTTAGAAACAATTGCTTCAATGTCTTCATAATTATCAACTAATGGTTTACAGTATGTTAAATTATTATTAATACAATTATGAATTTTTTCAGGACCTTTGGGAACTGATGAAAATTTATGATTATCAATATTATATCCTCCAATATCATTCATTGCACTGGCTAGTAACTCTTCACTACCATCAGATACTGTAGATAAGATTAATGTGTCTTTTGCTCTTGTAAGTGCAACATAAATAATTCTTTCTTCTTCACTATCATGTGCTTTTTTTTCATCTTGTTCATTTTTAAATGGTTTATACTCTAAACAATGATAAGGAGTATAATAAACTGACCTCATTTTACCTTTGATAAATGCCCATCCTTTTTCAGGATTCGGATTTTTAAATTTTGAAGGGAATTTATCTTTTGTTAGTGATGCAACAATAACAATGGGAAATTCTAATCCTTT
Protein-coding sequences here:
- a CDS encoding TIGR02710 family CRISPR-associated CARF protein — protein: MSWKDVAMLITVGTGVGGDDARDSLAHGILFSIIHHRPKKVVFFGSDDSKNTIISLKKQYLKEIGEELDYDEFILVNEIDSFSKYFREIKYKILELNNDYDIVIDYTSGTKTMTMAAAFASMLYRKKLIFINGKREKGIVIKGTEKASSQNLYLVYDELMISKIKELFNINRFEAGRVLLEDIVDDNNDKEIYARLFNIYNYFDKVDYENAFKLFDKDFLGILIKKWPHLRGKFIDNRRSIQTMTEKNNKYRCYYILASLLNNARRRYEENKYDDAIARLYRSLELIAQIRLIKQYSLSSSNIDVEYLKKRNLDEEYIDKLSNLRNEQDNIRLSLFQDYELLCYLNDDLGIFFMNNKSEISNCLEFRNKSILAHGLNNLSKEEYYKFEAIVLKIANILNENISDFLNQTMFPYFD